One segment of Candidatus Nitrospira nitrosa DNA contains the following:
- a CDS encoding ATP-binding protein, whose protein sequence is MNAPSPSSPTGARWGLKTKIIVSMLLVGLLPLVVGLGMAFRQGSQEIREVSGESFEALATEAARKLDLLVVEEIAHTARIANDPTIIRELERRRDTPSSSRASTDLERRWMNRENTAVKSLTNNSLSALLQDYFSGVHSAPGQLLPQVVRSSTKMLFLTDAQGTLVGTMTDHPAFRHQDARWWRGAFNKGVGKLYIEDLHFDERVNVYVFTISLPIMDSLRHGAVGVLHRVIDAKEFFSPSTHTIRFGKTGHVMLIDTNGIVISCPILPTGVPLSDSSLTPLITPNHSGWVQASSDGHGGHETSVIGFAPLPETSRATNGSIEKGSWHTFVWQSSDELFAPIQHLFSWVLMFGLVAITLLASLGYVAAGRIVTPVRQLQQAAQAIGRGELKRPIQINTGDELEDLADEFNRMDAQLKAAFAGLTSQVELKTQEVRVLQQSTDQILDAVPTPILLIDAHEVVQYINQAGRESFPSQGTVPGSSLFSILSLDQAQQKRLQTEFRANGNALLTAAMSTSETAPRDPLMPDTDHDSAKHRAQLQIGSRIYRYQWFRLPARPGGEDSIGLVLRDTTDESRLQDQLVQAEKSGSLGVLTAGIGHELNNPLFGIIGLGEVMQDEQDMEMIKSYANDIVAHGRRMAAIIRDFTGVIDRETSDKPISVPMEHIVDQALTTAQATLEMQNIVTHKHYAGTTPVLVLPDQLRQALVNLVTNAVQAMNGCGTLTLTTAVTGKTVTTTIADSGPGISKQHLSKVFDPFFTTKGQGEGSGLGLTVARRLIRKCGGDIRLESHEGEGTICSITLPLCSTPLQQGDPWTTSASHSAPQPSHSS, encoded by the coding sequence ATGAACGCCCCCTCACCTTCTTCGCCAACCGGCGCCAGATGGGGACTCAAGACCAAGATCATCGTGTCTATGCTGCTTGTCGGGCTGCTCCCACTCGTCGTTGGCCTGGGCATGGCGTTCAGGCAGGGGTCTCAAGAAATCCGAGAGGTCAGTGGGGAAAGCTTCGAAGCCTTAGCCACCGAAGCGGCCCGAAAACTCGACCTGCTCGTGGTGGAAGAGATCGCGCACACCGCTCGAATCGCGAATGATCCCACCATCATCCGAGAGCTTGAGCGCAGGCGTGACACCCCTAGCAGCTCCAGAGCGAGTACGGACTTGGAACGGCGATGGATGAACCGAGAGAACACTGCAGTCAAGTCCCTGACGAACAACTCGCTCAGTGCGCTGCTCCAAGACTACTTTTCCGGGGTCCATAGCGCACCGGGGCAGTTGCTTCCTCAAGTGGTTCGCTCCTCGACCAAGATGCTGTTCCTGACCGACGCCCAAGGCACACTGGTCGGAACTATGACCGACCACCCGGCTTTTCGTCATCAGGACGCTCGCTGGTGGCGCGGCGCCTTCAACAAGGGTGTCGGCAAGCTCTACATCGAAGACCTCCATTTTGACGAGAGGGTGAATGTCTATGTGTTCACCATCTCACTGCCGATCATGGATAGTCTCCGACATGGCGCCGTCGGCGTGCTCCATCGTGTGATCGATGCCAAGGAATTCTTCTCCCCTTCGACCCATACCATTCGGTTTGGGAAGACCGGTCACGTCATGTTGATCGATACCAACGGCATCGTCATCAGCTGTCCTATTCTCCCGACCGGCGTTCCGCTGTCCGATTCGAGCTTGACGCCCCTCATCACTCCAAATCACTCCGGATGGGTCCAAGCATCAAGCGACGGCCATGGAGGGCATGAAACGTCCGTCATCGGCTTTGCGCCACTCCCGGAAACCAGCCGAGCCACCAACGGCTCAATCGAGAAGGGATCCTGGCACACGTTCGTCTGGCAGTCATCCGATGAGCTCTTCGCGCCGATTCAGCATCTGTTCAGTTGGGTGCTGATGTTCGGCCTGGTGGCCATCACACTCCTGGCCTCACTGGGCTATGTCGCCGCCGGCCGCATCGTCACTCCTGTCCGACAGCTTCAGCAGGCAGCCCAGGCCATCGGACGCGGCGAGCTCAAGCGACCGATTCAGATCAATACCGGTGATGAGCTGGAAGATCTCGCCGATGAATTTAATCGCATGGATGCACAGTTGAAAGCCGCGTTTGCCGGCCTCACCAGCCAAGTGGAATTGAAAACCCAGGAAGTCCGAGTCCTTCAACAGTCGACAGACCAAATTCTGGATGCCGTTCCGACACCTATTCTTCTGATCGACGCGCACGAAGTCGTGCAGTATATCAATCAAGCTGGACGCGAATCGTTCCCATCGCAGGGGACGGTGCCAGGCTCGTCACTGTTTTCAATTCTCTCCCTCGACCAGGCACAACAGAAACGGCTACAAACGGAGTTCCGAGCGAACGGTAACGCACTGCTCACCGCAGCCATGAGTACATCAGAGACCGCGCCACGGGATCCGTTGATGCCGGACACCGATCACGATTCGGCGAAGCATCGTGCTCAACTCCAGATCGGATCACGCATCTACCGGTATCAATGGTTTCGTCTGCCGGCCAGACCTGGAGGAGAAGACAGCATTGGGCTGGTGCTTCGGGACACGACGGATGAGAGTCGACTACAAGATCAGCTGGTCCAGGCCGAAAAGTCGGGAAGCCTTGGCGTACTCACCGCTGGAATCGGCCACGAGCTGAACAATCCCTTGTTCGGTATCATCGGCTTAGGCGAGGTCATGCAGGATGAACAAGATATGGAAATGATCAAGAGCTACGCCAACGACATTGTGGCCCATGGCCGACGTATGGCCGCCATCATCCGTGACTTCACCGGCGTGATAGACCGTGAGACGTCCGACAAACCGATCTCGGTCCCCATGGAGCACATCGTGGATCAAGCCCTAACCACAGCCCAGGCTACGCTGGAAATGCAAAACATCGTGACCCACAAGCACTATGCAGGCACAACACCGGTCCTCGTCCTTCCGGACCAGCTTCGACAAGCCTTGGTGAACCTCGTGACCAATGCCGTCCAGGCTATGAACGGATGTGGCACACTCACGCTGACCACCGCCGTAACAGGTAAGACCGTGACCACGACGATCGCTGATTCCGGTCCGGGCATCTCCAAACAACACCTCTCGAAGGTCTTCGATCCATTCTTCACAACAAAGGGGCAGGGCGAAGGATCAGGCCTCGGGCTCACCGTTGCAAGGCGCCTGATCCGCAAATGTGGTGGCGACATCCGCCTTGAGAGTCATGAAGGAGAAGGCACCATCTGCTCGATCACCTTGCCGCTTTGTTCCACACCATTACAGCAAGGAGACCCATGGACTACTTCGGCTTCGCACTCCGCACCACAGCCATCACATTCCTCGTAG
- a CDS encoding Tll0287-like domain-containing protein yields the protein MDYFGFALRTTAITFLVGGLWGAGALLSAKERSTAAGIAPEKVADYIHAVLEADRSFYTTHVVNRMQEQGIVAATEQWEQGKGLPLPAQFLQHSGRLVAEAGYGIRYKLIGFSPIYQRNAPATEFERSALELLRRQPDRPVTGVVSSGKKQYFQAIYADRALSPACVACHNSHPLSPKQDFKLNDVMGGIAITIPLE from the coding sequence ATGGACTACTTCGGCTTCGCACTCCGCACCACAGCCATCACATTCCTCGTAGGGGGACTCTGGGGAGCGGGCGCACTGCTTTCTGCCAAGGAGCGGTCAACGGCTGCCGGTATTGCTCCGGAGAAAGTCGCCGATTATATCCATGCGGTCTTGGAAGCGGACCGTTCGTTCTATACCACACACGTCGTCAACCGAATGCAGGAACAGGGGATTGTGGCCGCGACGGAACAGTGGGAGCAAGGCAAAGGACTCCCCTTGCCGGCACAATTCCTCCAACATTCCGGTCGACTGGTTGCCGAAGCCGGCTACGGCATTCGCTACAAGCTCATTGGATTCTCCCCAATCTATCAGCGCAATGCACCGGCCACAGAGTTTGAACGAAGCGCGCTGGAGCTCCTTCGACGGCAGCCAGATCGACCAGTCACCGGAGTGGTATCCAGCGGCAAGAAACAGTACTTCCAGGCCATCTATGCAGATCGTGCCCTGTCGCCTGCCTGCGTTGCCTGCCACAATAGCCACCCACTCAGTCCAAAACAGGATTTCAAGCTGAACGATGTCATGGGCGGAATCGCGATTACGATCCCACTGGAGTAG
- a CDS encoding AI-2E family transporter, with amino-acid sequence MTRQQIFSVVFFSLLVLLLYQIGLMFRPFVFSALWAGLLAHWAFPLHQRLTHLFAGKDALSAALLTVGALGIVVVPLVAMGVMLVREASGAEEAIRTWISAGGLQRLPEQVAAIPVIGGWLKSAMSGAVTPSISLEQSVMTGVKELSQLLVGGMGGLLKNTFALVANFFMTLLILFFLLKDGRQWLSVLYDLIPMEESHKSKILIRLDQTIRAVVKGMLVTAIVQGLLAGMAYLALDVPFPIGLMALTVVLAPIPFGGTGLVWGPVALYLFWMGTTGKALIMLAWGIGVVSMVDQFLRPWLIGQDVQIPVLPLVLSVLGGLALYGILGIFIGPIMVSLLMTAVQIYREEYHLKQTAILVDPSTPS; translated from the coding sequence ATGACTCGACAGCAGATCTTTTCCGTGGTGTTCTTTTCGCTTCTGGTACTCCTGCTCTACCAGATTGGTTTGATGTTTAGGCCATTTGTCTTTTCCGCCTTGTGGGCCGGCTTGTTAGCGCATTGGGCGTTTCCTCTCCATCAGAGACTGACGCATCTATTTGCCGGAAAGGACGCGCTGTCCGCCGCGCTGCTGACCGTCGGCGCGTTGGGCATTGTAGTCGTGCCGTTGGTGGCGATGGGGGTGATGCTGGTCCGGGAAGCGAGCGGGGCTGAAGAAGCCATTCGGACCTGGATCTCAGCCGGCGGATTGCAGCGGTTGCCGGAACAGGTGGCGGCAATTCCGGTCATCGGCGGGTGGCTGAAGTCTGCGATGTCAGGTGCCGTTACCCCGTCGATTTCATTGGAGCAGTCCGTGATGACCGGGGTGAAGGAGCTCAGCCAATTGCTAGTCGGCGGGATGGGAGGATTGCTGAAGAATACCTTCGCACTCGTGGCCAATTTCTTCATGACGCTGCTGATTCTGTTCTTCCTCCTCAAGGATGGCCGGCAGTGGCTCTCTGTGCTCTACGACCTGATTCCGATGGAAGAGTCACATAAGTCAAAAATCCTGATTCGCTTGGATCAAACGATTCGGGCGGTCGTCAAAGGGATGCTGGTGACCGCTATCGTCCAGGGACTCCTGGCCGGAATGGCGTACCTTGCACTCGATGTCCCGTTTCCGATCGGACTGATGGCGTTAACCGTCGTGCTGGCACCGATTCCGTTTGGGGGGACCGGATTGGTTTGGGGACCGGTAGCACTCTATCTCTTCTGGATGGGGACGACTGGTAAGGCCCTCATCATGCTGGCCTGGGGAATCGGAGTCGTGTCGATGGTCGATCAATTTCTTCGGCCCTGGTTGATTGGCCAAGATGTGCAGATTCCGGTCTTGCCCCTTGTACTGAGCGTCCTTGGAGGTCTCGCTCTGTATGGCATCCTGGGCATCTTCATCGGACCGATTATGGTCAGTTTGTTGATGACGGCTGTCCAGATCTATCGTGAGGAATACCACCTCAAGCAGACCGCTATTCTCGTCGACCCGTCCACTCCTTCCTAA
- a CDS encoding bactofilin family protein, translating into MKKTGYGDDGNITLLAKGVELKGEIRVDGTVRIDGRLEGDVHTKGEVIVGEDGVVKGAIHADSLVSSGRIKATVTATGKVQLLKTAILIGEVHCPTLLMEEGAKFQGVSDMGVTGWPEEAQRLPGNVRDMNAHRNKPVALIGREVDL; encoded by the coding sequence ATGAAGAAGACCGGGTATGGAGACGACGGCAATATTACGCTGTTGGCGAAGGGGGTTGAGCTGAAGGGTGAAATCAGAGTCGACGGCACGGTACGTATCGATGGGCGATTGGAAGGTGATGTGCACACGAAAGGGGAGGTCATTGTCGGCGAGGACGGTGTGGTGAAAGGCGCGATCCATGCGGACTCCCTCGTCAGCAGTGGACGGATCAAAGCAACGGTGACCGCAACGGGGAAGGTGCAACTCCTCAAAACCGCAATTCTCATCGGTGAAGTGCATTGCCCCACGCTGCTGATGGAGGAGGGTGCCAAGTTTCAAGGGGTGAGTGATATGGGTGTCACCGGCTGGCCCGAAGAAGCTCAGCGGTTGCCCGGCAACGTTCGCGACATGAATGCGCATCGCAATAAACCGGTCGCATTAATCGGAAGAGAAGTCGATCTCTAG
- a CDS encoding PBP1A family penicillin-binding protein, producing MASRARSRLYSFAKRFVLLILLLLGGALALLGGYGVFLSGSLALPKSDEHPPLLIYGAPFSLAPGLHLQDAGLFDRLHRLEYRRVNGRPRAAGEYVATNEAIDIFLHAQEESRLPARVVRLTLADGIVTEVLSASDGQPTALVSLEPTLISGMRGGTRQVREWIPLNRVPPTLIRALLAVEDRRFFSHVGVDPIAVGRALWTNLTHGAVVQGGSTLTQQLAKNLFYSPQRTMGRKIREVVAAVALEFKYRKEDILESYLNEIYLGQAGPVSIYGVGEAAHRYFGKTVESLSIEEVALIVGLVKGPNVYSPVKNIENATKRRNVVLRRLRDEGLLTEDALKRSLNRPVKVVLAQDVLTDAPYFVDHLLREIEEGIRQEIPEGARVYSTLDPRAQQLAAQALQRGLAKLEKTYPSLVDGDSPLQGAVVVLDVKHGHVLAMVGGRDYRTSQFNRAVQARRSAGSLFKPFVYLAGFEAARDQGEAGLTAATLLADEPLTLESGTGSWSPQNYDRQYRGQVSARTALEQSLNVPAVRTAHRTGIAPLTSLLQAFGIATPLADNLSLALGSSAVSLLQITAAYTGLANGGVVVHPVALSNLVRDGGETIWSPTVDRRQAASPQGTFLVTSLLKGVVDHGTAVKARAMGVQGPVAGKTGTTDGYRDAWFIGYTPDLAIGVWVGFDDERPIKLTGAQAALPIWSELAVRLIPRQHGDFEPPPGIVERRIDPRTGQLATAQCPEQRTEFFIVGTEPTVYCEVHGGGFLEQLKETFGVSP from the coding sequence ATGGCATCTCGTGCTCGTTCTCGGCTCTATTCATTCGCGAAGCGGTTTGTTCTACTCATCCTCCTTCTCTTGGGCGGAGCTCTCGCTCTGTTAGGAGGCTATGGCGTCTTTCTTTCCGGCAGTTTGGCGCTGCCGAAGAGTGATGAACATCCTCCGCTCCTGATCTACGGGGCACCGTTTTCCCTCGCACCTGGCCTGCATCTTCAGGATGCAGGTTTGTTTGATCGTCTCCATCGTTTGGAATACCGGCGAGTCAATGGTCGTCCACGGGCGGCCGGTGAATATGTTGCGACCAATGAGGCCATCGACATCTTTCTCCATGCTCAAGAGGAAAGCCGGCTGCCGGCGCGTGTGGTCAGATTGACGCTGGCGGACGGGATTGTGACCGAGGTGCTCTCGGCATCCGATGGGCAACCGACTGCACTGGTTTCGCTTGAGCCGACGTTGATCAGCGGCATGCGCGGCGGAACCAGACAGGTTCGAGAATGGATTCCCTTGAACCGTGTGCCTCCCACGCTGATTCGTGCGCTCCTGGCGGTCGAAGATCGTCGATTCTTCTCCCATGTCGGCGTTGATCCTATTGCCGTTGGCCGTGCGCTCTGGACCAACCTGACGCACGGCGCCGTGGTGCAGGGGGGGAGTACTTTGACCCAGCAGCTTGCGAAGAACCTCTTTTACTCCCCGCAGCGCACGATGGGGCGAAAGATACGGGAAGTCGTGGCTGCTGTGGCGCTTGAGTTCAAGTACCGCAAGGAAGACATCCTCGAAAGTTATCTCAATGAAATTTACCTCGGCCAGGCGGGGCCGGTCTCCATTTACGGTGTGGGAGAGGCAGCCCACCGATATTTCGGCAAGACCGTGGAAAGCCTGTCGATCGAAGAGGTGGCATTGATCGTGGGGTTGGTGAAAGGGCCGAACGTCTATTCACCGGTCAAGAACATTGAGAATGCCACCAAACGGAGAAACGTGGTGCTTCGCCGACTCCGGGACGAGGGGCTGTTGACGGAGGACGCCTTGAAGCGTTCGCTGAATCGACCGGTGAAGGTCGTGCTGGCTCAAGATGTGCTCACAGATGCGCCGTATTTTGTCGACCATCTCCTTCGAGAAATCGAAGAAGGTATCAGGCAGGAAATTCCTGAGGGTGCCCGGGTCTACTCGACCCTCGATCCTCGAGCGCAGCAACTTGCCGCGCAGGCTCTACAACGGGGGTTGGCCAAACTTGAAAAAACGTATCCGTCGCTGGTCGATGGAGACTCGCCGCTTCAAGGTGCCGTCGTCGTATTGGATGTCAAGCATGGCCATGTGCTGGCGATGGTCGGTGGGCGGGACTATCGCACAAGCCAATTTAATCGGGCGGTGCAGGCCCGTCGATCCGCTGGGTCTCTGTTTAAACCGTTTGTCTATCTGGCCGGTTTTGAAGCGGCACGGGATCAAGGAGAGGCCGGGTTAACGGCCGCGACCTTATTGGCGGATGAACCATTGACGTTGGAATCAGGCACCGGGTCATGGTCGCCTCAGAATTACGATCGACAGTATCGAGGGCAGGTCTCCGCTCGAACGGCGCTGGAACAGTCGTTGAACGTTCCTGCCGTACGGACGGCTCACCGAACCGGCATTGCGCCGCTTACGAGCCTGCTCCAGGCATTCGGGATTGCGACACCGCTTGCGGACAATCTGTCCTTGGCCTTAGGAAGCTCCGCGGTTTCTCTGCTCCAGATTACGGCGGCCTATACGGGGCTCGCAAACGGAGGCGTCGTCGTCCATCCCGTGGCCCTTTCCAACCTCGTGAGGGACGGTGGGGAGACGATCTGGAGTCCGACGGTCGATCGGCGCCAAGCCGCCAGCCCCCAAGGCACCTTTTTGGTCACCTCATTGCTGAAAGGCGTGGTGGATCATGGGACGGCCGTCAAGGCCAGAGCCATGGGGGTGCAGGGGCCTGTTGCAGGGAAGACCGGAACGACGGATGGCTATCGGGATGCCTGGTTCATCGGCTATACACCTGATCTTGCGATCGGAGTCTGGGTGGGGTTCGACGACGAGCGTCCGATTAAACTGACCGGTGCACAAGCTGCTCTTCCGATTTGGAGTGAATTGGCCGTGCGACTGATTCCACGACAGCACGGCGACTTTGAGCCGCCTCCCGGGATTGTGGAGCGTCGGATCGATCCGCGAACCGGCCAGCTCGCGACGGCACAATGTCCCGAACAGAGAACGGAGTTCTTTATCGTGGGGACGGAGCCGACCGTCTACTGCGAAGTGCATGGAGGTGGGTTTCTTGAACAGCTGAAAGAGACATTTGGGGTCTCTCCTTAA
- a CDS encoding ATP-binding protein — translation MNRFLPILVISLCLVGITIGALAIGAALVDLDSAERTHIFAARKTLSESLAIEYAILAASSQQSALESAVRALVAHESEIQSMAIQVMGGERLITVGDHDRYWVEPPARQSTLTHIQVPIHRASSPWATLQISFKPIHRSVEETWLTGAWPRFVAVVAVLMFIGTLALLARTLRHVDPSEVIPPRVKGALDSLTDSVVLVDRSGAIILANEAFCRLVHQSLSSILGRPLSRFDWKQDPDAPSSTLSAYPWERAIECKMLQQGVRLGFRVPAGGLHTLSVTSMPILEEGDVVRGILVSCHDVTDVDDAKAQLRDAITKLEQSQSKVVAQNEQLEQANDALTQEVEERKRIQTEREELNRKLLERSRSVGMADVASTVLHNVGNVLNSVNISIDVATRALKRVPIDDIAVLASLLQQHRHELVHYLSEDVQGKQIPSYLTMLAESVTENHAQVESELIGLSRNVDHIRQVVDRQVHLARSARAMWEPVRFQNMMEQALAIHRPTLDRRGYEIVERYDKDLEGFCDRHQVLQVLVNLVSNAQKAMEALPDKPHRLTLQVGAATDRPGFVRFEIMDTGVGIAEAHLSRLFTQGFTTRSDGHGIGLHSAMLAAKNLGGTLQARSDGPGRGATFVLDLPVTPIEVPV, via the coding sequence ATGAATCGGTTTTTACCTATTCTGGTGATCAGCCTCTGTCTGGTCGGGATCACGATCGGTGCTCTGGCCATAGGAGCGGCACTGGTTGATCTGGACTCTGCTGAGCGGACCCACATCTTTGCGGCGCGAAAGACCCTTAGTGAATCACTGGCTATCGAGTATGCGATCCTTGCTGCTTCCAGCCAACAGTCGGCGCTGGAGAGTGCCGTGCGGGCGTTAGTGGCGCATGAATCAGAGATCCAGTCCATGGCCATTCAGGTAATGGGTGGCGAACGGCTGATTACCGTCGGCGATCACGATCGGTATTGGGTTGAACCGCCGGCGCGACAGTCAACCTTGACTCACATACAGGTTCCTATCCACCGGGCTTCCTCACCCTGGGCGACGTTGCAGATCTCCTTCAAACCAATCCATCGGTCTGTTGAGGAGACCTGGCTGACCGGTGCATGGCCTCGGTTTGTGGCCGTGGTTGCCGTGCTGATGTTCATCGGTACTCTCGCCCTCCTGGCGAGGACACTCCGACATGTGGACCCATCAGAGGTCATCCCTCCACGGGTGAAAGGCGCGCTCGATAGCCTCACCGACAGTGTGGTACTGGTGGACCGGTCAGGGGCTATCATCTTGGCCAATGAGGCATTTTGCCGATTGGTTCATCAATCGTTATCATCCATCCTGGGTCGTCCCCTCTCGCGGTTTGACTGGAAGCAGGACCCTGACGCGCCATCTTCCACACTGTCCGCATATCCATGGGAACGCGCCATCGAATGCAAGATGCTCCAGCAGGGGGTTCGGCTCGGGTTTCGTGTCCCAGCGGGCGGACTCCATACGCTGTCTGTGACCAGTATGCCAATTCTCGAGGAAGGGGACGTTGTGAGAGGCATCCTCGTTTCATGTCACGACGTGACGGATGTGGATGACGCCAAGGCGCAGCTGCGGGATGCCATTACCAAGCTTGAGCAATCACAATCCAAAGTGGTCGCACAAAATGAACAGTTGGAACAGGCGAATGACGCACTCACGCAGGAGGTCGAAGAGCGGAAACGGATTCAGACGGAACGGGAGGAGTTGAATCGCAAATTACTTGAACGTTCTCGGTCGGTAGGGATGGCTGATGTGGCATCAACCGTGCTGCACAATGTTGGGAACGTACTCAATAGCGTCAATATTTCCATCGATGTTGCCACGCGTGCCTTGAAGCGAGTCCCAATCGACGACATCGCCGTGCTTGCCTCGCTGTTGCAACAACATCGGCATGAGCTCGTGCATTACTTGTCCGAGGATGTGCAAGGGAAGCAGATTCCCTCCTACCTGACGATGCTGGCCGAATCGGTGACGGAGAATCACGCTCAGGTGGAGTCAGAACTCATCGGATTGAGTCGCAATGTCGACCATATCCGCCAGGTGGTCGACCGGCAGGTCCACCTGGCCAGATCAGCGCGAGCGATGTGGGAGCCGGTACGCTTTCAGAATATGATGGAGCAAGCCCTCGCCATCCACCGTCCGACGCTTGATCGACGAGGCTACGAGATTGTGGAGCGGTACGACAAGGACCTCGAAGGGTTCTGTGACCGGCATCAGGTTCTGCAGGTATTAGTCAACCTGGTCAGCAATGCCCAAAAGGCGATGGAAGCGCTACCGGACAAGCCTCACCGATTGACGCTCCAGGTTGGCGCCGCAACGGATCGTCCCGGTTTTGTTCGGTTTGAGATCATGGATACCGGTGTGGGGATCGCGGAAGCCCATCTCTCTCGCCTCTTTACCCAGGGGTTTACCACCAGATCCGATGGGCACGGCATTGGACTGCACAGTGCGATGCTTGCTGCCAAGAATCTTGGGGGGACACTTCAGGCCCGTAGTGACGGACCGGGACGAGGGGCTACCTTCGTGTTAGATCTGCCGGTCACTCCAATTGAGGTTCCGGTCTGA